In uncultured Bacteroides sp., one genomic interval encodes:
- a CDS encoding DUF3871 family protein, which yields MEALQIIANNGTARRTSNFYEYAEDAQIIEDQTIIRKANHFIEANTQEVTLQHLVKDCITPVFSKDNELTISHPQFIETVYDAAQSFFSRERIEQPEIRTSHVVKGRIPQAIHKPANQLLESDKTIYYERAAFSFDIPTVYETIEGNKLNLSVVGVRAYNRENLYSKKSAERFSVAIGFKNQVCCNMCVNTDGLKNDIRVTSSRDLYQAVLELFNQYNPAKHIHLMQSLGDSYLSEHQFCQILGKMRLYQCLPQGYQKRLPRMLLTDSQINNVARSYISDENFGSLGNDLNMWKFYNLLTGSNKSSYIDSFLDRSLNATEIAQGINNALHGDEQFKWFID from the coding sequence ATGGAAGCATTACAGATTATCGCCAACAATGGCACAGCTAGAAGAACCAGTAACTTTTATGAGTACGCAGAAGATGCACAGATTATCGAAGATCAAACCATTATTAGGAAAGCTAATCATTTCATTGAAGCTAATACGCAAGAAGTAACATTACAGCACCTTGTAAAGGATTGCATTACTCCTGTGTTTAGCAAGGACAACGAATTAACAATCTCTCATCCACAGTTTATTGAAACAGTCTATGATGCAGCACAGAGTTTTTTTAGTAGGGAGAGAATTGAGCAACCAGAGATCAGGACTTCACATGTTGTAAAAGGGCGCATTCCACAAGCAATTCATAAGCCTGCTAACCAATTATTAGAATCTGATAAAACCATCTACTATGAGCGAGCAGCTTTTAGCTTTGATATTCCAACCGTTTATGAGACTATTGAAGGAAATAAGCTAAACTTATCAGTTGTAGGAGTCAGAGCATATAACAGAGAGAATCTTTACAGCAAGAAGTCAGCAGAACGTTTCTCAGTTGCTATTGGCTTTAAGAATCAGGTTTGTTGCAATATGTGTGTCAATACGGACGGATTGAAGAACGATATAAGAGTTACTAGCAGTAGAGATTTATACCAAGCTGTCTTAGAGTTGTTCAATCAGTACAATCCTGCTAAACATATCCACTTAATGCAATCATTAGGAGATTCTTATTTATCAGAACATCAATTCTGCCAGATATTGGGTAAAATGAGATTATATCAATGTTTGCCACAAGGTTATCAGAAGCGATTACCTAGAATGTTGCTTACTGATTCACAGATAAACAATGTAGCTAGGTCTTATATCAGTGATGAGAACTTTGGTTCATTAGGCAATGACCTGAATATGTGGAAATTCTACAACCTTTTAACAGGAAGCAATAAGAGTTCATATATAGATTCATTCTTAGACCGTTCTTTAAATGCTACAGAGATTGCACAAGGAATTAATAACGCGCTGCACGGAGATGAACAGTTTAAATGGTTCATTGATTGA
- a CDS encoding lipocalin family protein — protein MKTVRLFTTLVMVVLCVGFASCSKSDDEPSSNNTAIVGTWAEDSSVEQFVYTFNSDGTGKFEIYNGTTLEKSSSFHYKEDGNKLESTDAGATTTMTIKELTETKLTLTSTYVENGKTQTETFVLYKQSKK, from the coding sequence ATGAAAACAGTTAGATTATTTACAACCTTAGTAATGGTTGTGTTGTGTGTTGGTTTTGCATCATGTAGCAAAAGTGACGATGAACCGAGTAGTAACAATACCGCAATCGTAGGAACTTGGGCTGAGGATTCATCAGTAGAACAGTTCGTTTACACTTTCAATTCAGACGGAACGGGTAAATTTGAGATTTACAATGGTACAACATTGGAGAAATCTTCTTCATTCCATTATAAGGAAGACGGAAATAAGCTAGAATCAACAGATGCAGGTGCAACAACTACAATGACTATTAAAGAACTCACTGAAACAAAATTAACTTTAACTTCTACTTACGTAGAGAATGGGAAAACTCAGACTGAGACTTTTGTCCTATACAAACAAAGTAAGAAGTAA
- a CDS encoding tyrosine-type recombinase/integrase, translated as MSLKYSITTADYMEWDEMTNLVRKLAKDGNYKMSLLISIGSFWGLRISDILLLRWKQILNVEEFTIQEKKTGKSRTIRINQQLQKHIADCYEHINPIGINAPILVSQKGTVYSVQRINILLKETKKKYKLKVKNFSCHSLRKTFGRQVYNLNAENGELALIKLMELFNHSSVAITKRYLGLRQEEIMETYDCLCF; from the coding sequence ATGTCACTAAAATATTCAATCACAACAGCAGATTATATGGAATGGGATGAAATGACAAACTTAGTCAGGAAATTAGCTAAAGATGGAAATTACAAGATGTCTCTTCTTATATCAATTGGTTCTTTCTGGGGATTACGAATTTCAGATATACTACTTCTCCGGTGGAAACAGATTCTTAATGTAGAAGAATTCACCATACAGGAGAAGAAGACAGGTAAATCCAGAACTATCAGGATTAATCAGCAATTACAGAAGCATATTGCAGATTGCTATGAGCATATTAATCCGATTGGAATTAATGCACCGATCTTAGTAAGCCAGAAAGGAACAGTCTACTCAGTACAGAGAATCAACATCCTTTTAAAAGAGACGAAGAAGAAGTACAAGTTAAAGGTGAAGAATTTCTCCTGTCATTCTCTTAGAAAGACATTTGGCAGACAGGTTTATAATTTGAATGCAGAGAACGGAGAATTAGCCCTTATAAAGTTGATGGAGCTATTCAATCATTCTTCTGTTGCAATTACAAAGAGATACTTGGGATTAAGACAAGAGGAGATTATGGAAACATACGATTGCCTTTGCTTTTAA
- the hxsB gene encoding His-Xaa-Ser system radical SAM maturase HxsB, whose product MKYQILPFRFERFNNEEYFLTNEVGEFLFLKNEDFNRFTNYELNIHDEIFYNLKSKQIATDTEIEPVVNMLATKLRTKKSILNDFTSLHMVVPTLRCNSSCIYCQVSRKDLEDHEVDMDKNTAKNTVKMIFQSPSPYIKIEFQGGDPSTYFEMVQYIIEEAEWTNLFKKKYLEFVICTNISLLTPSMVKYLKKHKCNISTSLDGPKDLHNTNRPLQKTEHTHEIFEENLQMIRNIMGKDSVSALMTTSKYSLGRFKEIIDEYIRLGFNSIFLRSLNPYGYAKRDKNKIAYPIEDFITNYKEGLDYIIEINKKGTFFVEGYAELLLRRILTPFATGFVDLQSPAGVGISGAIYDYNGNVYVSDEARMMARVNNHYFKMGNVNENSYQEMFNGELLHKVIDSSCTECLPGCAECAFQSFCGADPVRNFSEQGDIVGHRPTNETCKKNKAIMKYLLELIKKDDQEINSIFWSWITKQNIC is encoded by the coding sequence GTGAAATATCAAATATTGCCATTCCGTTTTGAACGATTCAATAATGAAGAATACTTTCTTACAAATGAAGTCGGGGAATTTCTTTTTTTAAAAAATGAGGATTTCAATAGGTTTACTAATTATGAGCTTAATATTCATGATGAAATCTTCTACAATTTAAAATCTAAACAAATTGCAACAGATACAGAAATCGAACCAGTAGTAAATATGTTAGCAACCAAGCTAAGAACAAAGAAAAGCATATTAAATGATTTTACGAGTCTACATATGGTTGTACCAACTCTAAGATGTAATTCTAGTTGCATATATTGCCAAGTTTCAAGAAAAGACTTAGAAGATCATGAAGTTGATATGGATAAAAATACAGCAAAAAACACTGTTAAAATGATTTTTCAATCTCCATCTCCATATATTAAAATCGAATTTCAAGGAGGTGACCCATCTACTTATTTTGAAATGGTCCAGTACATTATCGAGGAAGCTGAATGGACTAACCTATTTAAGAAAAAATATTTAGAGTTTGTTATTTGTACAAATATTAGTTTACTAACTCCTTCAATGGTGAAATATCTCAAAAAACACAAATGCAATATTTCAACATCCTTAGATGGTCCTAAAGATTTACATAACACCAATAGACCACTTCAGAAGACAGAGCATACGCATGAAATTTTCGAAGAGAATCTTCAAATGATTAGAAACATCATGGGTAAAGATAGTGTTTCTGCTTTGATGACAACTTCTAAATATAGTTTAGGAAGATTTAAAGAAATTATTGATGAATACATAAGATTGGGCTTTAATAGCATTTTTCTTCGTTCATTAAACCCCTATGGATATGCTAAAAGAGATAAAAATAAAATTGCATATCCAATTGAAGATTTTATCACTAATTACAAAGAGGGATTAGATTATATAATTGAAATAAATAAAAAGGGAACATTTTTTGTTGAAGGATACGCTGAATTATTATTAAGAAGGATATTAACGCCTTTTGCAACAGGATTCGTTGATCTACAATCACCCGCAGGTGTTGGAATTAGCGGTGCTATCTATGATTATAATGGTAATGTCTATGTCTCTGATGAAGCTAGAATGATGGCAAGAGTTAATAACCATTATTTCAAAATGGGAAATGTAAACGAGAATTCATATCAAGAAATGTTTAATGGAGAGCTATTACACAAAGTGATTGATTCTTCTTGTACTGAATGCCTTCCTGGATGTGCAGAATGTGCATTTCAATCATTTTGCGGAGCTGATCCTGTTAGAAATTTTTCTGAACAAGGAGATATAGTTGGCCACAGACCTACTAATGAAACTTGTAAAAAAAATAAGGCTATCATGAAATATCTTTTAGAATTAATAAAGAAGGATGATCAAGAAATCAACAGCATTTTCTGGTCATGGATTACCAAACAAAATATATGTTAA
- a CDS encoding IS982 family transposase — protein sequence MVIKLLIYSSIMHNLYAIFAKFLDICKMFSADLVNEKGNIPRRGVVPKFSDLEVISLSLAAESIGIDSESFLFSKLNEYKDDFSSLISRRQYNDRRKLTIGLCNQVRERIASKVDGGEAIFCIDSMPIEVCRPIRSKRCKMGKNNYDKAPNYGYCASQGKHYYGYKLHSLCGLSGVIHSFDLTKASVHDIHYLKDVKCNFQNCTIIGDRGYIGAAIQLDLFEKANIKLEVPYRSNQKDWKPVFSPFAKARKRVETLFAQLCDQFMIIRNYAKQTEGLFTRITGKISALTILQYINKINNKPIGQIKYALI from the coding sequence ATGGTGATCAAACTATTAATATACAGCTCAATTATGCACAACTTATATGCAATATTCGCTAAATTTCTTGATATATGCAAGATGTTTTCTGCTGATTTAGTAAACGAAAAAGGGAATATACCTCGCAGAGGAGTCGTCCCGAAGTTCTCTGACTTAGAAGTGATCAGTTTAAGCCTTGCTGCCGAATCAATAGGTATAGATAGTGAAAGCTTTTTGTTTTCTAAATTAAATGAATACAAAGATGATTTTTCTTCTCTCATATCCCGTCGTCAATATAATGATCGCAGGAAGCTCACTATCGGCTTATGTAATCAGGTGCGTGAAAGAATTGCATCAAAAGTTGATGGTGGAGAAGCTATTTTCTGTATTGATTCTATGCCAATTGAAGTCTGTCGTCCCATAAGGTCAAAACGTTGTAAAATGGGAAAGAATAATTATGATAAAGCTCCCAATTATGGCTATTGTGCTTCACAGGGTAAACATTATTACGGATATAAATTACATTCTCTCTGTGGGTTGAGCGGTGTCATACACTCTTTTGACCTGACAAAGGCGAGTGTTCACGACATTCATTATTTGAAAGACGTAAAGTGTAACTTTCAGAATTGCACCATCATCGGTGATCGTGGATATATTGGAGCAGCCATACAACTTGATTTATTTGAAAAAGCTAATATCAAGTTGGAAGTTCCATATCGGTCGAATCAAAAAGATTGGAAACCTGTATTTAGTCCATTTGCTAAAGCAAGGAAAAGGGTTGAAACGCTTTTTGCACAATTATGCGATCAATTTATGATAATCAGAAATTACGCAAAACAAACAGAAGGATTGTTTACCAGAATTACGGGGAAAATTAGTGCACTTACAATCCTTCAATATATAAACAAGATTAATAACAAACCCATTGGACAAATTAAATATGCACTAATTTAA
- the hxsD gene encoding His-Xaa-Ser system protein HxsD: MDFPIQTIDDKKLKVRVSLKIYNKETLVATLYGLTNLCFIHQEIIDENMIDVFFEPKENEDINVIAKRFCNDLIDQQVRYNTNEQFGKIRDLIVEQAFKPIS; the protein is encoded by the coding sequence ATGGATTTTCCAATACAAACTATTGATGACAAAAAACTAAAAGTTAGAGTAAGTCTTAAAATATACAACAAGGAAACTTTAGTTGCCACTTTATATGGATTAACAAACTTATGTTTTATTCATCAAGAAATAATAGATGAAAATATGATCGATGTTTTTTTTGAACCAAAAGAAAATGAAGATATTAATGTTATAGCGAAAAGATTTTGTAATGATTTAATAGATCAGCAAGTTCGATATAATACAAATGAACAGTTTGGGAAAATTCGTGATCTAATTGTAGAGCAAGCTTTTAAACCTATTAGTTAG
- the hxsC gene encoding His-Xaa-Ser system radical SAM maturase HxsC codes for MKTLKGITNNIEEELLGRITYKKNISLFKSKDIFVSINQTSIPSRYLAVITNNNSKAISNSRVVNNVVNASELNTGDIVSINKDGEIRVQFEKESRHNAIMVTERCNHRCIMCPQPPVNEEIDKTDYNLELISLLDKKTEEIGLTGGEPTLIGDKLFTLIKHIQKKLPNTRISILSNGVKFADYEYTRKLALCNHFDLQIDIPIFSDIDTEHNRIVGAKTFYKTIEGLYNLALLKQKIGLRFVIHKQTYKRLPQLSEFIYRNFPFVCNVAFMQMETTGLAAKNLQELWIDPYEYNKELQEAVLSLSKRGMNVSIYNAQLCVLPENLRPFAKQSISDWKDIFLEECDNCKLKNCCAGFFESTKDHHSTHINAI; via the coding sequence ATGAAAACACTTAAAGGAATTACAAATAATATAGAAGAAGAACTTTTAGGCAGAATAACATATAAAAAAAATATATCCTTATTTAAGTCTAAAGATATTTTCGTTTCAATTAATCAGACATCTATCCCTTCACGATATTTAGCTGTTATAACGAATAATAATAGCAAAGCGATATCCAATAGCAGGGTTGTGAACAATGTAGTAAATGCCTCTGAATTAAACACTGGTGACATTGTTTCAATAAATAAAGATGGAGAAATTCGTGTTCAATTTGAAAAAGAATCACGTCATAATGCAATAATGGTTACAGAGCGTTGCAATCACAGATGCATAATGTGTCCTCAACCTCCGGTCAACGAAGAAATAGACAAAACAGATTATAACTTAGAACTAATATCTTTATTAGATAAAAAGACTGAAGAAATTGGACTTACTGGCGGTGAGCCTACATTAATTGGTGATAAATTATTTACTCTTATTAAGCATATTCAAAAAAAACTGCCTAATACTAGAATTAGCATTTTATCCAATGGTGTTAAGTTCGCAGATTATGAATATACAAGAAAACTAGCATTATGCAACCATTTCGATTTACAAATTGACATACCAATATTTTCAGATATAGATACAGAACATAATAGAATCGTTGGTGCAAAAACTTTCTACAAAACGATTGAAGGGTTATACAATTTAGCTCTATTAAAACAAAAAATAGGACTTAGATTTGTAATACATAAACAAACATATAAAAGACTTCCACAGTTATCCGAATTTATATATAGAAATTTCCCATTTGTTTGTAATGTAGCCTTTATGCAAATGGAAACAACAGGGCTTGCTGCCAAAAACTTACAAGAACTATGGATCGATCCATATGAATACAATAAAGAATTACAAGAAGCAGTGCTTTCTTTATCAAAACGTGGAATGAATGTTTCTATTTACAATGCACAACTATGTGTTTTACCTGAGAATTTACGTCCTTTTGCTAAACAATCTATATCTGATTGGAAAGATATTTTTTTAGAAGAATGTGATAATTGTAAATTAAAAAATTGCTGTGCAGGTTTTTTTGAATCTACAAAAGATCACCACAGTACTCATATAAATGCCATATAA
- a CDS encoding leucine-rich repeat domain-containing protein, with translation MSFSSQAQIVSRTIHIKKAGTLSTLIPSKDKYLIEELILSGNLNGTDIKYIREMTGGGEYCHMTNGKLIKLNLENVNIVAGGIPYIWQEYEYNTENNCVSNYMFYNLEQLNSIVLPRNTIAIGVGAFNLCTRLKSVNIGNNVSTLCRDAFSYCPELTTVTIPESVTSIGESAFWHCSSLTSIIIPNRVISIGARALEDCTGLSEIHCKAQNPPTINSSVFDESKNRLKLYIPKGSSKAYKSAEGWKEFTNIIEE, from the coding sequence TTGAGTTTCAGTTCACAAGCCCAGATTGTTTCTAGAACAATTCATATTAAGAAAGCAGGAACATTGTCTACATTAATACCATCTAAAGATAAATACTTAATTGAAGAACTGATATTATCTGGTAATTTAAATGGTACTGATATTAAATACATTCGTGAAATGACTGGAGGAGGAGAATACTGCCACATGACAAATGGGAAACTTATTAAACTTAACTTGGAGAATGTTAACATCGTAGCTGGTGGAATTCCTTACATTTGGCAAGAATACGAATATAACACAGAAAATAATTGTGTTTCAAATTATATGTTCTATAATTTAGAACAATTGAATTCAATAGTTCTTCCTCGAAATACAATTGCTATTGGTGTGGGAGCTTTCAATCTTTGCACTAGATTAAAATCAGTAAATATAGGCAATAACGTGTCTACTCTTTGTAGAGATGCATTTTCATATTGCCCAGAATTAACTACCGTAACAATACCTGAAAGCGTTACATCTATTGGAGAAAGTGCATTTTGGCATTGTTCTAGCCTAACTTCAATTATAATACCCAATAGAGTCATTTCTATTGGTGCTCGTGCTTTAGAAGATTGTACTGGATTATCAGAGATACATTGCAAAGCGCAAAATCCACCAACAATAAATTCTTCAGTCTTTGATGAGTCTAAGAACAGGTTAAAATTATATATTCCAAAAGGCTCTTCCAAAGCCTACAAAAGTGCAGAAGGATGGAAAGAGTTTACAAACATCATAGAAGAATAG
- the xyl3A gene encoding xylan 1,4-beta-xylosidase, translating into MKRNLGIVCLCSLSIGISAQEAYKNPKLTPTERAKDLLKRLTLEEKVALMQNSSKPIPRLGIKAYDWWSEALHGIARAGNATVFPQTIGMAASFDDALLYKVFDAVSDEARVKYRQFSSSGQFGRYQGLTVWTPNINIFRDPRWGRGQETYGEDPYLTSRMGQAVVHGLQGTPKAGYDKLHACAKHFAVHSGPEWNRHTYNAENISPRDLWETYLPAFKDLVQKADVKEVMCAYNSFEGSPCCGSNRLLMQILRDEWKYKHLVVSDCWAINDIYMPVPKGHGAEPDPAHAASRAVASGTDVECGSVYGNLPAAVKQGLINEDKINQSVVRLLKARFELGEMDDPSLVPWMQLKDEVINSPEHQQLALKIAQESMTLLQNRDNLLPLAKNLKVAVMGPNATDSVTMWANYNGLPYHTTTILEGIKNKIGADKVTYVQGCGYTQNVALNSFFDQCALNGKPGFEAIYWNNTDFSGEAIANDWLTTPLNFSAAGGTVFSRGVPLSNFSARYHSVFTSKESGNVSFNMNLNGSYTLFIDGVQQSKGRSIGLPTNVFTLKAEAGKSYDIQLDYSVHYDGTLNFDFGKEENLDFTKTIASVKDADVVVFVGGISPKLEGEEMAVKADGFKGGDRTNIELPAVQRELLQQLYNAGKKVVFVNCSGSALGLVPETKSCEAILQAWYPGQAAGTAVADVLFGDYNPAGRLPVTFYKNVEQLPDFENYNMKGRTYRYFKGEALFPFGYGLSYTTFAYGNAKLAKSVVKAGGSVELTIPVSNTGQRVGEEVMQVYLSRPSDVDGPTKTLRAFRRVSLKAGENKQVTIKLTADDLQWFDTQSNTMRCVPGEYKLLYGGSSADKDLKVLWFKMN; encoded by the coding sequence ATTAAACGGAACCTGGGCATAGTCTGCCTTTGTTCTCTGTCAATAGGTATTTCTGCCCAGGAGGCATATAAAAATCCGAAGTTAACTCCTACGGAAAGGGCTAAAGATTTGCTCAAACGACTAACATTAGAAGAAAAAGTTGCTCTCATGCAAAACTCCTCGAAGCCTATACCACGATTGGGTATCAAGGCATACGACTGGTGGAGCGAAGCTCTTCATGGTATTGCGCGTGCCGGTAATGCAACTGTTTTTCCACAAACAATAGGTATGGCTGCTTCTTTTGATGATGCACTTCTTTATAAAGTGTTCGATGCGGTGAGTGATGAGGCTCGGGTAAAATACCGCCAGTTTAGTAGTTCGGGACAGTTCGGACGATATCAGGGACTTACCGTGTGGACTCCCAATATCAATATTTTCCGTGATCCACGCTGGGGAAGGGGACAGGAGACTTATGGTGAAGATCCTTATCTGACTAGTCGCATGGGGCAAGCTGTGGTTCATGGACTTCAGGGAACTCCGAAAGCGGGTTACGATAAACTTCATGCTTGTGCCAAACATTTTGCTGTGCACAGCGGACCGGAGTGGAACAGGCATACTTACAATGCTGAGAATATCTCACCGCGTGATTTATGGGAAACCTATCTGCCTGCTTTCAAAGACCTCGTACAAAAGGCGGATGTAAAAGAGGTGATGTGTGCTTACAACAGTTTTGAAGGATCACCCTGCTGCGGATCCAACCGTTTGCTTATGCAGATATTACGTGACGAATGGAAATATAAACATTTGGTTGTAAGCGATTGCTGGGCAATAAATGATATCTATATGCCCGTACCAAAAGGACACGGTGCAGAACCCGATCCTGCTCATGCAGCATCAAGAGCTGTGGCTAGTGGTACGGATGTGGAATGTGGTTCTGTTTACGGAAACCTTCCGGCTGCCGTGAAACAAGGACTTATTAATGAAGACAAGATTAATCAGTCTGTTGTCCGCTTACTGAAAGCTCGTTTTGAGCTCGGCGAAATGGATGATCCTTCTTTGGTTCCATGGATGCAGCTGAAAGATGAAGTTATCAACAGCCCGGAGCATCAGCAACTGGCACTTAAGATAGCGCAGGAAAGTATGACTTTGTTGCAGAACAGAGACAATTTGCTGCCATTAGCTAAGAATCTGAAAGTAGCGGTGATGGGACCAAATGCAACGGATTCTGTCACTATGTGGGCCAATTACAACGGACTTCCATATCATACTACAACGATTCTTGAAGGTATAAAGAATAAGATAGGAGCAGATAAGGTAACTTATGTTCAGGGTTGTGGTTATACACAGAATGTTGCACTGAACAGCTTTTTCGATCAGTGCGCATTAAACGGTAAACCTGGTTTCGAAGCTATATATTGGAATAATACAGATTTTAGTGGAGAAGCTATTGCCAACGACTGGCTTACCACTCCGCTAAACTTTTCCGCTGCCGGTGGAACCGTCTTTTCACGTGGGGTACCGTTGTCTAATTTCTCTGCCCGCTATCATTCAGTCTTTACCTCGAAAGAGTCCGGTAATGTTTCATTTAATATGAATTTAAACGGATCATATACACTTTTTATTGATGGTGTTCAGCAAAGTAAAGGTAGAAGTATCGGTTTACCTACCAACGTTTTTACATTGAAAGCAGAGGCTGGTAAATCGTATGATATTCAACTGGATTATAGCGTACATTATGACGGCACCCTTAACTTTGATTTTGGTAAAGAGGAGAATCTCGATTTTACCAAAACAATAGCTAGTGTGAAAGATGCAGATGTGGTTGTTTTTGTTGGCGGTATTTCTCCTAAACTGGAAGGAGAGGAGATGGCTGTTAAAGCTGATGGATTCAAAGGAGGCGACCGTACAAATATTGAATTGCCTGCTGTTCAGCGTGAGTTGCTTCAGCAATTGTATAATGCCGGTAAAAAAGTGGTGTTTGTAAACTGCTCGGGCTCTGCTCTGGGTTTGGTGCCTGAGACTAAGAGTTGTGAAGCAATTCTGCAAGCATGGTATCCCGGTCAGGCTGCTGGTACTGCTGTAGCCGATGTTTTGTTTGGCGATTACAATCCTGCCGGACGTTTGCCGGTTACTTTCTATAAAAACGTAGAGCAACTTCCTGATTTTGAAAATTACAATATGAAAGGTCGCACTTATCGTTACTTTAAGGGTGAGGCTCTCTTCCCATTTGGTTACGGGTTGAGCTATACAACTTTTGCTTATGGGAATGCCAAATTAGCTAAATCCGTTGTAAAGGCAGGTGGTTCGGTAGAACTGACTATTCCTGTTAGTAACACAGGTCAACGAGTTGGAGAAGAAGTTATGCAAGTATATCTTAGCCGTCCGTCCGATGTAGATGGTCCAACTAAAACGCTTCGGGCATTTCGTCGTGTATCTTTAAAAGCCGGCGAAAATAAACAAGTAACTATCAAGCTGACAGCAGATGATTTACAGTGGTTCGATACACAATCGAACACCATGAGATGTGTGCCGGGAGAATATAAACTACTCTATGGCGGAAGCTCTGCTGATAAGGATTTAAAAGTATTGTGGTTTAAAATGAATTAG